In Risungbinella massiliensis, the genomic stretch AAGTAAAAATAGATCCATAGCGCAAATCTTCCCACTGTTGGTTTACTTTCCCGATCATGTCAAGAATATAAAAGATCAATGTCAAACCACCTGCCCAAGCAAGAACTCGATGTCCATTTAAAAAGAGGGCAGAGAAGAAAAAGCTATAGCCACCAATCGCAAAGAACAAGAGAAATCCTAGTAGGTTCAACTGAAAGAGCGACTTCCAATCCAGTTCCACATTGTTTAAGTAGGATCCTACATAAGGAAATAGGAAATTACAGACCATGATCACTAAGAGTCCTGTAAAAAAGACAGAGATCATGGTAAAGGTGATTTGTTTGCGATTGACTGGTATTGATAGCAGGTAAGCCATGCTTCCTTGTTCGACAAAATGACTAAGAAGCTGATTCGCCATCGAGACAGTAAATAAGGATAAGAGAACTAAGAATATCAAGCTATAATACTGTACTGAAAAAAGATCCAGAACAGACGAGATCGCAAACCCTTTATCCAAACCAAAAGCTGCTAACATACCGTCTGGAAGGGTTTCAAAGATATCCATTTTCGCTTTCATCGCTTCTTCTATAGAGGGATATAAAAATGTCTCCATAAGTAGGAAGGTAGAAGAACCTAAAGCAAATCCAAGTATTTTTTTACTTTGCTGCTTTAGCATTGCTCGGTATAAAGCGAAGTTCATTTTGAATCCTCCTTTTGGTAATAATGGAGAAAGAGGTTTTCTAGATCTTCTTCCACACTTCGTAGGTTGACTACATCTACTTCGTGTAAGATTGCAATCATCTTG encodes the following:
- a CDS encoding ABC transporter permease subunit; translation: MNFALYRAMLKQQSKKILGFALGSSTFLLMETFLYPSIEEAMKAKMDIFETLPDGMLAAFGLDKGFAISSVLDLFSVQYYSLIFLVLLSLFTVSMANQLLSHFVEQGSMAYLLSIPVNRKQITFTMISVFFTGLLVIMVCNFLFPYVGSYLNNVELDWKSLFQLNLLGFLLFFAIGGYSFFFSALFLNGHRVLAWAGGLTLIFYILDMIGKVNQQWEDLRYGSIFTLFQPTEIITGDVELYSASLILFSLGIIGYFLTIAIFQRKDLPL